The following proteins are encoded in a genomic region of Mycoplasmopsis columbinasalis:
- the hisS gene encoding histidine--tRNA ligase, which translates to MEYKRIKGTRDICGREARVQQYLKTLFFLETTSFGCDWIELPILESAELFRRNLETSDIVKKEMYEFEDKGKRKVTLRPEGTAGFVRAFVENKWYADTTSFKKFAYLGPMFRYEQPQKGRYRQFNQAGVEFLCDKNPFNDAEIIIFAYTFLQKFTPNIKLKLNSLGDNETRAQYQQALKNYLTKHKKQLSPLSQERLETNVLRILDDKVDSKLEIMDNAPKLESYLTPNSKAYFEKLKTILAANGIDFEQDDKLVRGLDYYDEVVFEIVSQSDQSGSQNTLIGGGRYSNLVSELGGPQLSACGFALGVDRLVDLLLEEETLPFVNSHLFKVHNQSIDLLMFVQSESDLDWAFKFVFQARKESINIELIKDTGLKTKKIFERANRYQIHNLIFFDSFASTNTYLYKNTQTNAKVTLDFNNVDWNQIIEMLKLNIKA; encoded by the coding sequence CTGAATAGAATTACCAATTTTAGAATCAGCCGAATTGTTTCGTCGCAACCTAGAAACTAGTGATATTGTTAAAAAAGAAATGTATGAATTTGAAGACAAAGGCAAACGCAAAGTTACTTTACGTCCAGAAGGTACGGCTGGCTTTGTGCGCGCGTTTGTGGAAAACAAATGATATGCTGACACAACATCATTCAAAAAGTTCGCATACTTAGGCCCAATGTTTCGTTACGAGCAACCACAAAAAGGAAGATATCGCCAATTCAACCAAGCTGGTGTTGAATTTTTATGTGATAAAAATCCTTTTAATGACGCTGAAATAATCATTTTTGCTTATACTTTCTTGCAAAAATTTACTCCTAACATTAAACTCAAGCTCAACTCACTTGGTGATAACGAAACTCGTGCGCAATATCAACAGGCTTTGAAAAACTATTTAACCAAGCACAAGAAGCAACTTTCTCCTTTAAGTCAAGAACGTTTAGAAACTAACGTATTAAGAATTTTGGATGATAAAGTCGATTCAAAACTTGAAATTATGGACAATGCTCCAAAATTAGAGTCATACTTAACTCCAAATTCAAAGGCATACTTTGAAAAATTAAAGACAATTTTGGCAGCAAATGGCATTGATTTTGAACAAGATGACAAACTAGTGCGCGGCCTAGATTACTATGATGAAGTGGTATTTGAAATTGTTTCGCAATCAGATCAGTCTGGTTCGCAAAACACTTTAATTGGAGGTGGCAGATATTCTAATTTAGTAAGCGAACTAGGCGGCCCACAACTTTCAGCATGTGGGTTTGCACTTGGTGTAGATCGTTTGGTCGATTTGTTACTTGAAGAGGAAACTTTGCCTTTCGTCAATTCACACTTGTTCAAAGTTCACAACCAAAGCATTGATTTATTAATGTTTGTTCAATCTGAATCTGATCTTGATTGAGCTTTTAAATTTGTGTTCCAAGCTCGTAAGGAAAGCATCAATATCGAATTAATTAAAGATACAGGTTTAAAAACAAAGAAAATTTTCGAACGAGCAAATCGCTATCAAATTCACAATCTTATTTTCTTTGATTCTTTTGCTTCGACGAATACTTATCTTTACAAAAATACTCAAACTAACGCAAAAGTTACGCTTGATTTTAATAATGTTGACTGAAACCAAATTATTGAAATGCTCAAACTTAACATCAAAGCGTAA